A section of the Streptomyces sp. Je 1-369 genome encodes:
- a CDS encoding PhoH family protein: MVNSTKRRMPDRRTYVLDTSVLLADPNALTRFDEHEVVLPIVVVTELEAKRHHPELGYFARQALRLLDDFRIRHGRLDAPIPIGDLGGSLRVELNHSDPGVLPAGYRLGDNDSRILAVARNLQAEGYDVTVVSKDLPLRIKASSVGLLAEEYRAELAITDSGWTGMSELTLSGEQVDLLFEEDTLYVPEASDLPVHTGLTIQSERGKALGRVTAEGNVRLVRGDREAFGLKGRSAEQRVALDLLLDPDVGIVSMGGRAGTGKSALALCAGLEAVLERRQHQKVMVFRPLYAVGGQELGYLPGTEAEKMGPWAQAVFDTLGSVAGKDVIEEVTARGMLEVLPLTHIRGRSLHDAFVIVDEAQSLERNVLLTVLSRIGANSRVVLTHDVAQRDNLRVGRYDGVVAVVEKLKGHPLFAHVTLTRSERSQIAALVTEMLEDGHI; the protein is encoded by the coding sequence GTGGTGAACAGCACAAAGCGCCGCATGCCCGACAGGCGCACCTACGTTCTCGACACCAGCGTCCTGCTGGCCGACCCGAACGCCCTGACCCGCTTCGACGAGCACGAAGTAGTGCTGCCGATCGTCGTGGTGACGGAGCTGGAGGCCAAGCGGCACCATCCGGAGCTCGGTTACTTCGCCCGGCAGGCCCTGCGCCTGCTGGACGACTTCCGTATCCGGCACGGCCGCCTGGATGCCCCGATCCCCATCGGGGACCTGGGCGGCTCGCTGCGCGTCGAGCTCAACCACTCCGATCCCGGCGTGCTCCCGGCCGGCTACCGGTTGGGGGACAACGACTCACGGATTCTCGCCGTAGCACGCAATCTCCAGGCGGAGGGGTACGACGTCACGGTCGTCTCCAAGGACCTGCCGCTCAGGATCAAGGCCTCGTCGGTGGGGCTCCTCGCCGAGGAGTACCGCGCCGAGCTCGCCATCACGGACTCCGGCTGGACCGGCATGTCCGAACTGACGCTCTCGGGTGAACAGGTGGACCTCCTCTTCGAAGAGGACACCCTCTACGTCCCCGAGGCGTCGGACCTGCCCGTGCACACGGGCCTCACCATCCAGTCGGAGCGGGGCAAGGCCCTCGGCCGCGTCACGGCCGAGGGCAACGTCCGGCTCGTGCGCGGCGACCGGGAGGCGTTCGGCCTCAAGGGGCGCAGCGCCGAGCAGCGGGTCGCCCTCGACCTGCTCCTCGACCCGGACGTCGGCATCGTGTCGATGGGCGGCCGCGCGGGCACCGGCAAGTCGGCGCTCGCACTCTGCGCGGGCCTGGAAGCCGTCCTGGAGCGCAGGCAGCACCAGAAGGTGATGGTCTTCCGGCCGCTGTACGCGGTGGGCGGGCAGGAGCTCGGCTATCTGCCCGGCACCGAGGCCGAGAAGATGGGCCCTTGGGCGCAGGCGGTCTTCGACACGCTGGGCTCGGTGGCGGGCAAGGACGTCATCGAGGAGGTCACCGCCCGCGGGATGCTCGAAGTGCTGCCGCTCACCCACATCCGCGGACGCTCGCTGCACGACGCGTTCGTGATCGTGGACGAGGCGCAATCCCTGGAACGGAACGTCCTGTTGACCGTTCTGTCCCGAATCGGGGCGAACTCCCGTGTCGTACTGACGCATGACGTGGCGCAGCGCGACAACCTCCGCGTGGGGCGGTACGACGGCGTGGTCGCCGTCGTCGAGAAGCTGAAGGGGCATCCGCTCTTCGCCCACGTCACGCTCACGCGCTCGGAGCGGTCGCAGATCGCGGCCCTGGTGACCGAAATGCTGGAGGACGGTCACATCTGA
- a CDS encoding transglycosylase SLT domain-containing protein, giving the protein MLEGNRVSRISVRGFAVASATAVTTVGAVVGVASGDTQPSNTNDIEAAASDATLLADIPAGQQAQVQTASLTQQADAQAMAADTAAKKTAAEEARKQAAASAIEKQKAAEKEEAAQKAADKKEREEKAETKASRSSARDASSFEPQGSYTVAQVQAMARQMVPGDQFQCFSNIVNHESTWNYKATNASSGAYGLVQALPGTKMASAGADWQTNPATQIKWGLNYMNDRYGSPCGAWSFWQANNWY; this is encoded by the coding sequence ATGCTGGAAGGAAACCGTGTGAGCCGGATTTCGGTCCGGGGATTCGCCGTGGCTTCTGCCACCGCGGTCACCACCGTCGGCGCTGTCGTGGGTGTCGCCTCGGGCGACACCCAGCCCTCGAACACGAACGACATCGAGGCAGCGGCAAGCGACGCGACGCTCCTCGCAGACATACCCGCGGGTCAGCAGGCCCAGGTCCAGACCGCGTCCCTGACGCAGCAGGCCGACGCGCAGGCCATGGCCGCCGACACCGCAGCGAAGAAGACCGCAGCTGAGGAGGCCCGCAAGCAGGCCGCCGCATCGGCGATCGAGAAGCAGAAGGCCGCCGAGAAGGAAGAGGCAGCCCAGAAGGCCGCGGACAAGAAGGAGCGTGAGGAGAAGGCCGAGACCAAGGCCAGCCGCTCCTCCGCCCGCGACGCCTCCAGCTTCGAGCCCCAGGGCTCCTACACGGTCGCTCAGGTCCAGGCGATGGCACGGCAGATGGTCCCCGGGGACCAGTTCCAGTGCTTCAGCAACATCGTCAACCACGAGTCCACTTGGAACTACAAGGCGACCAACGCCTCTTCGGGTGCCTATGGCCTCGTCCAGGCGCTGCCCGGTACCAAGATGGCCTCGGCGGGCGCCGACTGGCAGACCAACCCGGCCACGCAGATCAAGTGGGGCCTGAACTACATGAACGACCGCTACGGAAGCCCGTGCGGAGCCTGGAGCTTCTGGCAGGCCAACAACTGGTACTAG
- a CDS encoding AI-2E family transporter, with product MSRVPGWLGRLGAGLSGMGERLNEQRRDRDADSDTDEPRDSSAEDNDHVPAPPAYAPAIAARPEPVDAVPWGMRVAAEAGWRLLVLAGTLWVLMKVISAVQLVVLAFVAALLITALLQPTVARLRNLGLPRGLATAVTAILGFVIMGLVGWFVVWQVMENADELSRQVQDGIEDLRKWLLNSPFHVTEDQINDIAKSLRDAVGANTEELTSAGLEGVTVIVETLTGILLAMFSTLFLLYDGKRIWQWFLKLVPAQARPGIAGAGPRAWRTLTAYVRGTVIVALIDAIFIGLGIYFLGVPMAVPLAVIIFLAAFVPLVGAVVSGALAVVVALVTQGVFTAVMALVVVLAVQQIEGHILQPFILGRAVRVHPLAVILSVAAGGMIAGVGGAVVAVPLVAVTNTVVGYLRAYSREAALKQAPQPRGATAMDASPVGAAQTKGAREDDVREDETPPTEAPPQ from the coding sequence ATGTCGCGAGTGCCAGGGTGGCTCGGCCGGCTCGGCGCCGGACTGAGCGGAATGGGCGAGCGGTTGAACGAGCAGCGCCGCGACAGGGACGCCGACTCGGACACCGACGAGCCGAGAGACTCCTCCGCGGAGGACAACGACCACGTGCCCGCGCCGCCGGCGTACGCACCGGCCATAGCGGCCAGACCCGAACCCGTGGACGCCGTGCCCTGGGGCATGCGCGTCGCCGCCGAGGCCGGCTGGCGGCTCCTCGTCCTCGCGGGCACCCTCTGGGTCCTGATGAAGGTCATCAGCGCGGTCCAGCTGGTGGTGCTCGCGTTCGTGGCCGCCCTGCTGATCACCGCACTGCTGCAACCGACGGTGGCCCGGCTCAGGAACCTCGGTCTGCCGCGCGGTCTCGCGACGGCGGTCACCGCGATCCTCGGCTTCGTCATCATGGGCCTGGTCGGCTGGTTCGTGGTGTGGCAGGTCATGGAGAACGCCGACGAACTGTCCCGGCAGGTCCAGGACGGCATCGAGGATCTGCGCAAGTGGCTCCTCAACAGCCCGTTCCACGTGACCGAGGACCAGATCAACGACATCGCCAAGAGCCTGCGGGACGCGGTCGGCGCCAACACGGAGGAGCTGACCTCCGCGGGCCTCGAAGGCGTCACGGTCATCGTCGAGACGCTGACCGGCATCCTGCTCGCGATGTTCTCGACGCTCTTCCTGCTCTACGACGGCAAGCGCATCTGGCAGTGGTTCCTGAAGCTGGTGCCCGCCCAGGCGCGGCCCGGCATCGCGGGTGCGGGACCGCGCGCGTGGCGCACCCTCACCGCGTACGTGCGCGGCACGGTGATAGTGGCTCTGATCGACGCCATCTTCATCGGCCTCGGCATCTACTTCCTCGGGGTGCCGATGGCGGTGCCGCTCGCCGTCATCATCTTCCTCGCCGCGTTCGTGCCGCTGGTCGGTGCCGTGGTCTCCGGCGCCCTCGCGGTCGTCGTCGCACTGGTCACGCAGGGCGTGTTCACCGCGGTGATGGCGCTCGTGGTGGTCCTCGCGGTGCAGCAGATCGAGGGGCACATCCTGCAGCCGTTCATCCTCGGCCGCGCGGTGCGGGTGCATCCGCTCGCGGTGATCCTCTCGGTCGCCGCGGGCGGCATGATCGCCGGGGTCGGCGGCGCGGTCGTGGCGGTGCCGCTGGTGGCCGTCACGAACACGGTCGTCGGCTACTTGCGGGCGTACTCCCGTGAGGCCGCGCTCAAGCAGGCGCCCCAGCCGCGCGGCGCGACGGCGATGGACGCGTCGCCGGTGGGCGCGGCGCAAACGAAGGGTGCCCGGGAGGACGACGTCCGTGAGGACGAGACGCCGCCGACGGAAGCGCCGCCGCAGTAG
- a CDS encoding alkyl hydroperoxide reductase: MALDELKSAVPDYAKDLKLNLGSVIGNSDLPQQQLWGTVLACAIASRSPKVLRELEPEAKANLSPEAYTAAKSAAAVMAMNNVFYRTRHLLSDPEYGTMRAGLRMNVIGNPGVEKVDFELWSLAVSAINGCGQCLDSHEQVLRKAGVDRETIQEAFKIAAVIQAVGVTLDSEDVLA, translated from the coding sequence ATGGCACTCGACGAACTGAAGTCCGCCGTACCGGACTACGCCAAGGACCTGAAGCTGAACCTCGGCTCGGTCATCGGCAACTCGGACCTGCCGCAGCAGCAGCTGTGGGGCACCGTGCTGGCCTGCGCCATCGCGTCCCGCTCCCCGAAGGTGCTGCGCGAGCTCGAGCCCGAGGCGAAGGCGAACCTCTCCCCCGAGGCGTACACGGCCGCCAAGTCGGCCGCCGCCGTCATGGCGATGAACAACGTCTTCTACCGCACGCGTCACCTGCTCTCCGACCCGGAGTACGGGACGATGCGCGCCGGTCTGCGGATGAACGTCATCGGCAACCCGGGAGTCGAGAAGGTCGACTTCGAGCTGTGGTCCCTCGCGGTCTCCGCGATCAACGGCTGCGGCCAGTGCCTGGACTCGCACGAGCAGGTCCTGCGCAAGGCCGGCGTGGACCGCGAGACGATCCAGGAAGCCTTCAAGATCGCCGCGGTCATCCAGGCGGTCGGCGTCACGCTGGACTCCGAGGACGTCCTCGCGTAA
- a CDS encoding peroxiredoxin translates to MLTVGDKFPEFDLTACVSLETGKEFEQINHKTYEGKWKIVFAWPKDFTFVCPTEIAAFGKLNDEFADRDAQVLGFSGDSEFVHHAWRKDHPDLTDLPFPMLADSKHELMRDLGIEGEDGFAQRAVFIVDQNNEIQFTMVTAGSVGRNPKEVLRVLDALQTDELCPCNWSKGDETLDPVALLSGE, encoded by the coding sequence GTGCTCACTGTCGGTGACAAGTTCCCCGAGTTCGACCTGACCGCCTGTGTCTCGCTGGAGACCGGCAAGGAGTTCGAGCAGATCAACCACAAGACCTACGAGGGCAAGTGGAAGATCGTCTTCGCGTGGCCCAAGGACTTCACCTTCGTGTGCCCCACCGAGATCGCGGCGTTCGGCAAGCTGAACGACGAGTTCGCCGACCGTGACGCCCAGGTCCTCGGCTTCTCCGGCGACTCCGAGTTCGTGCACCACGCCTGGCGCAAGGACCACCCGGACCTGACGGACCTGCCCTTCCCGATGCTGGCCGACTCGAAGCACGAGCTCATGCGTGACCTCGGCATCGAGGGCGAGGACGGCTTCGCGCAGCGCGCCGTCTTCATCGTGGACCAGAACAACGAGATCCAGTTCACGATGGTGACCGCCGGTTCCGTGGGCCGTAACCCCAAGGAGGTCCTCCGGGTCCTCGACGCCCTGCAGACCGACGAGCTGTGCCCCTGCAACTGGAGCAAGGGCGACGAGACCCTCGACCCGGTCGCGCTGCTCTCGGGCGAGTGA
- a CDS encoding LysR substrate-binding domain-containing protein, whose translation MRAINRGKQPSGKQPSLAQLRAFAAVAEHLHFRDAASAIGMSQPALSGAVAALEEALGVQLLERTTRKVLLSPAGERLAVRVEAVLDEVEALMEEADAVKAPFTGALRLGVIPTVAPYLLPTVIALVHERYPDLDLQVHEEQTSSLLEGLTAGRLDLLLLAVPLGMPGVTELPLFDEDFVLVTPLDHWLGGREGIPREALKELNLLLLDEGHCLRDQALDICREAGRADAPVTTTAAGLSTLVQLVAGGLGVTLLPRTAVRVETTRSNQLLTGYFADPAPTRRIALAMRTGAARAAEYEELAAALKEAVRPLPVRVV comes from the coding sequence GTGCGTGCCATAAATAGGGGCAAGCAACCCAGCGGGAAACAGCCCAGCCTGGCGCAGCTGCGCGCGTTCGCCGCCGTGGCCGAGCATCTGCACTTCCGCGATGCGGCCTCGGCGATCGGGATGAGCCAGCCCGCGCTCTCGGGGGCCGTGGCCGCGCTGGAGGAGGCACTGGGTGTCCAGCTCCTGGAGCGGACCACGCGCAAGGTGCTCCTGTCGCCCGCGGGCGAGCGGCTCGCGGTGCGCGTCGAGGCGGTCCTCGACGAGGTCGAGGCGCTCATGGAGGAGGCCGACGCGGTCAAGGCGCCGTTCACCGGGGCGCTGCGGCTCGGCGTCATCCCGACGGTCGCGCCCTACCTGCTGCCGACGGTGATCGCCCTGGTCCACGAGAGGTATCCGGACCTCGACCTCCAGGTGCACGAGGAGCAGACCTCCTCGCTCCTCGAAGGGCTCACCGCGGGCCGGCTCGACCTGCTGCTGCTCGCCGTGCCGCTCGGCATGCCCGGCGTCACCGAACTTCCCCTCTTCGACGAGGACTTCGTACTCGTCACGCCCCTCGACCACTGGCTCGGCGGCCGGGAGGGTATCCCGCGCGAGGCGCTGAAGGAGCTGAACCTGCTGCTCCTGGACGAGGGCCACTGTCTGCGGGACCAGGCGCTCGACATCTGCCGGGAGGCGGGCCGCGCGGACGCGCCGGTCACGACGACGGCCGCGGGGCTCTCCACGCTGGTCCAGCTGGTCGCGGGCGGGCTCGGGGTGACGCTCCTGCCGCGCACGGCGGTGCGGGTCGAGACGACCCGCAGCAACCAGCTCCTGACCGGGTACTTCGCCGACCCCGCCCCTACTCGGCGGATCGCGCTCGCGATGCGCACGGGCGCTGCGCGGGCCGCCGAGTACGAGGAGCTGGCCGCCGCCTTGAAGGAGGCGGTTCGTCCCTTGCCGGTGCGGGTCGTGTGA